Proteins encoded in a region of the Cytobacillus pseudoceanisediminis genome:
- a CDS encoding AAA domain-containing protein: MTSTLGFIREWQKAIQAEILHLKKYGSSRYLIINGRQLSKSDAYTYFFDTLSAIKIPTGSSIKIEWGRKRVEGRVLSAEGNNVIVALEEDIGIELSEAYLLHDPWELLDQLFQRLEDIKDSKRKRNRIKKLMNPSMPPKHPADKVKTGAHELILRSKYNPATYVWGPPGTGKTYTLARVAANKYFKGQSVLILAHSNQAIDVLMAEISSFASCKRKIPDGDLLRYGSQVGPALFDHHSLTAEYLLNKQHTNLSEQKAALFEERRLLKQDLSRSFSKRDSDHLIEIEKKLSGVLEKIRQKEIEFVKNASIIGTTLAKAASDPSIYEKNFDLVIIDEASMAYVPQAAFAASLGKRVIICGDFKQLPPIAASRHKLSEKWLREDIFHHSGVSDAVKDGHLHPHLFLLKEQRRMHPDISAFSNKHIYHSLVGDHPDVLAARADIAACTPFPAKASILLNTAGSGEYGMKDGSSNSRINLWDLLLGFQLIHEAYTGGSRSIGYVTPYRAQALLMEQLLGELYEQERSAADIIAATVHRFQGSERDVMIFDSVDAPTHERAGMLLIGKESERLLNVAITRTKGKFIHICDLEFIHNNVFKNKTWRKLADHQLHNGQAIHPDQIGRWIKNQHPRLQWVHARKLEKVFEDISKAKKEIIISLPDGKELGNEWGQALSGRPPQTKLTMLAEHSIPSAAPDEILPNGIPFPCVIIDGHILWLGMPAESHNSARPPYVAARLQSTAVCSYLTSQLK, from the coding sequence ATGACATCAACACTTGGCTTTATAAGAGAGTGGCAAAAAGCCATCCAGGCTGAGATCTTACATTTAAAAAAATATGGGAGTTCCCGCTACTTAATAATAAATGGACGGCAGCTTTCAAAATCAGATGCATATACCTATTTTTTTGATACACTTTCTGCCATTAAAATTCCAACTGGATCGTCCATAAAAATCGAATGGGGAAGAAAGAGAGTGGAAGGAAGAGTCCTATCTGCGGAAGGAAATAATGTCATAGTGGCATTAGAAGAGGATATTGGAATCGAGCTATCGGAAGCATATTTGCTTCATGATCCCTGGGAGCTATTGGATCAGCTTTTTCAGCGCTTAGAGGACATAAAAGACAGTAAAAGAAAAAGAAATAGGATAAAAAAATTGATGAATCCTTCCATGCCACCAAAGCACCCTGCCGATAAGGTAAAGACTGGTGCCCATGAATTGATTTTGCGTTCTAAGTACAATCCAGCCACTTATGTCTGGGGACCGCCAGGCACAGGAAAAACCTATACACTGGCACGTGTGGCCGCTAACAAATACTTTAAAGGACAAAGTGTTCTCATTCTGGCCCACTCAAATCAGGCAATAGATGTCCTAATGGCAGAAATTTCATCCTTTGCATCATGCAAACGAAAAATTCCTGATGGAGATCTGCTTCGTTACGGGTCACAAGTCGGTCCAGCACTATTCGATCATCATTCATTAACAGCCGAATATCTTTTAAATAAGCAGCATACAAATCTCTCGGAGCAAAAAGCTGCTCTATTTGAGGAACGCCGCCTGCTTAAACAGGATTTATCCCGATCCTTCAGCAAGAGAGATTCCGACCATCTTATTGAAATAGAAAAGAAGCTATCTGGAGTACTTGAAAAGATCAGGCAAAAAGAAATAGAGTTTGTAAAAAATGCTTCTATTATTGGAACAACACTGGCAAAAGCCGCAAGTGATCCGTCAATTTACGAGAAAAATTTTGATTTAGTCATCATCGATGAAGCCAGCATGGCTTATGTTCCACAGGCTGCCTTTGCAGCTTCACTTGGCAAAAGAGTCATCATTTGCGGGGATTTCAAACAGCTTCCTCCTATTGCTGCATCAAGACATAAATTGTCCGAAAAATGGCTAAGGGAGGATATCTTTCATCACTCTGGCGTGTCAGACGCAGTTAAGGATGGACACTTGCATCCGCACCTTTTTCTATTAAAAGAGCAGCGCCGTATGCACCCGGACATTTCAGCATTTTCGAATAAACATATCTATCATTCTCTTGTTGGTGACCATCCGGATGTTTTGGCTGCAAGAGCTGATATCGCTGCCTGCACGCCTTTTCCCGCCAAAGCCTCGATCCTGCTCAATACAGCCGGATCAGGTGAATATGGCATGAAAGATGGCAGTTCGAATTCAAGAATCAATTTATGGGATCTTTTGCTGGGATTTCAGTTAATACATGAAGCTTATACAGGAGGAAGCAGGTCCATAGGTTATGTCACCCCGTATCGGGCACAGGCATTATTAATGGAACAGCTTCTGGGTGAGCTATACGAGCAGGAAAGGTCTGCAGCTGATATTATCGCTGCAACAGTTCACCGTTTTCAGGGAAGTGAACGGGATGTCATGATTTTTGACTCTGTAGATGCTCCGACCCATGAGAGAGCTGGAATGCTATTAATCGGGAAAGAAAGCGAAAGATTATTGAATGTTGCCATAACTAGAACCAAGGGGAAATTTATTCATATTTGCGATTTGGAATTTATACACAACAACGTATTTAAAAACAAAACGTGGCGGAAGCTGGCAGACCACCAGCTGCACAATGGACAGGCCATTCATCCTGATCAGATTGGCAGATGGATCAAAAATCAGCATCCACGCCTCCAATGGGTGCATGCAAGAAAGCTGGAAAAAGTGTTTGAGGATATTTCTAAAGCTAAAAAGGAGATTATTATTTCCCTGCCTGATGGCAAGGAACTGGGGAATGAGTGGGGTCAGGCACTTTCAGGGAGGCCTCCGCAAACGAAGCTTACCATGCTTGCCGAGCATTCTATCCCTTCCGCTGCTCCTGATGAAATATTGCCAAACGGCATTCCATTTCCCTGCGTCATAATTGACGGACATATTTTGTGGCTGGGCATGCCGGCAGAGAGCCATAATAGCGCACGGCCCCCATATGTAGCTGCAAGGCTTCAATCAACAGCTGTATGCTCGTATCTTACATCTCAATTAAAATAA
- a CDS encoding TerD family protein, translating into MGIQLSKGQRIDLTKTNPGLTRAIIGLGWDTNKYSGGHDFDLDASAFLADETSKCVNDHDFIFYNNLQHPSGAVIHTGDNRTGEGDGDDEQLVVDFTKIPSHVHRIGITVTIHDAELRQQNFGQVSNAFVRLVDESNNQELLRFDLGEDFSIETAVVFCELYRHGNDWKFNAIGSGFSGGLAALCRNYGLQV; encoded by the coding sequence TTGGGTATACAATTATCAAAAGGTCAAAGAATTGATCTGACTAAAACAAATCCTGGCCTGACTAGAGCCATTATCGGGCTGGGCTGGGACACGAACAAATATAGCGGCGGTCATGATTTTGACCTTGACGCATCTGCATTTCTTGCAGATGAAACCAGTAAATGTGTAAATGACCATGATTTTATTTTCTATAATAATCTGCAGCATCCAAGCGGAGCAGTTATACATACAGGAGACAATCGTACAGGTGAAGGAGACGGAGACGATGAGCAGCTTGTTGTCGACTTTACCAAAATACCTTCACATGTTCATCGTATTGGCATAACTGTAACTATTCATGATGCAGAATTAAGGCAGCAAAATTTCGGCCAGGTTTCCAATGCATTCGTAAGATTAGTGGATGAATCCAATAATCAGGAGCTGCTGCGTTTTGATCTAGGAGAAGATTTTTCAATTGAAACAGCAGTCGTTTTCTGTGAATTATACCGCCACGGGAATGACTGGAAGTTCAATGCCATTGGCAGCGGCTTCTCAGGCGGCTTGGCAGCTCTTTGCCGCAACTATGGACTGCAGGTTTAA
- a CDS encoding glycosyl hydrolase family 18 protein, translating into MGIHIVQAGDSLWAISQKYNVPTLDIRTANGLENGPGIIPGLALYIPESGPVIRSYLVKPGDTLWSISQRFQTTINLILSANPEIRPEGLYIGQKLNIPSPSRLVMKTLGFIVPYSPDTFLPAFRETAKNLTYIAISAYSLTREGYAYIELDDSAILAESRRLDVIPLLMIRNLAQGEFNAELIGGVLESPANRRNLILSLMNFVTQKGYGGISLDFEFIPPPRRQDFNSFIRELKNALGPKVLHVNVHAKTEDLPANRIIGAYDYKAIGEGADIVAVMTMDYGYPTGPPNPVAPLWWVEEVIQYSITQIDPKKLQIALPLYGYDWRTADNLTRSFSMQAIQNLALSRGAVIQFDAYAASPWFRYWNGEEEHVVWFEDIRSITEKYKLIDQYNLLGMTYWQLSLRFPQNWAFADKNFTIL; encoded by the coding sequence ATGGGGATTCATATCGTTCAGGCAGGCGATAGCCTTTGGGCCATTTCTCAAAAGTATAATGTTCCTACCCTGGATATAAGAACGGCTAATGGCCTTGAGAACGGACCTGGTATCATCCCTGGTTTAGCGCTGTACATTCCTGAAAGCGGACCAGTTATCAGGTCTTATCTGGTAAAGCCGGGAGATACATTATGGAGCATTTCCCAGCGTTTTCAAACTACAATTAATCTTATCCTGTCAGCAAACCCGGAAATAAGGCCGGAGGGTCTATATATCGGGCAGAAGTTAAATATTCCATCACCAAGCAGATTAGTCATGAAAACATTAGGGTTCATAGTCCCGTATTCTCCTGATACTTTTTTACCCGCTTTCAGGGAAACAGCAAAGAACTTAACCTACATCGCCATTTCTGCCTATTCTTTAACAAGGGAAGGTTACGCATATATTGAACTTGACGATTCAGCCATATTGGCAGAAAGCCGCCGGCTGGATGTCATTCCGCTGCTGATGATCAGAAATCTTGCACAAGGTGAATTTAATGCAGAACTGATTGGCGGGGTGCTTGAAAGTCCGGCAAATAGGAGGAACTTAATCTTAAGCCTGATGAATTTTGTCACTCAAAAAGGTTATGGAGGCATCAGCCTGGATTTTGAATTTATCCCGCCGCCAAGGCGCCAGGATTTCAATTCATTCATTAGAGAATTAAAAAATGCCTTAGGTCCAAAAGTGCTTCATGTCAATGTACATGCTAAGACAGAAGATCTCCCGGCAAACCGGATAATAGGGGCATATGATTATAAAGCAATTGGGGAGGGCGCCGATATTGTTGCAGTCATGACCATGGACTATGGTTATCCCACTGGTCCTCCTAATCCCGTCGCTCCACTATGGTGGGTTGAAGAAGTCATTCAATATTCGATCACCCAGATTGACCCGAAAAAACTGCAAATAGCTTTGCCGTTATATGGATATGACTGGAGAACTGCGGATAATCTAACCCGCTCATTTTCCATGCAAGCCATTCAGAATTTAGCACTAAGCAGAGGAGCAGTTATTCAATTCGATGCTTATGCAGCATCCCCATGGTTCCGATATTGGAACGGAGAAGAAGAACATGTAGTCTGGTTTGAAGATATCCGCAGCATTACTGAAAAATATAAATTAATTGACCAGTATAATCTTTTAGGGATGACATACTGGCAATTAAGCTTGCGATTTCCTCAGAACTGGGCATTTGCGGATAAAAATTTTACTATTCTATAG